The stretch of DNA TATAAACGCAGAAGTTACaaagatattttaataaaatagaaacTCTTTGATACATATATATTTCTGGCAAGTAAAACTCTCAACATTTTTTCTTACATATTATTGTCACAAATATTTAATTACTGATAATATTTAAGGTTGTAAAATGAGTTTGTTGCCAAGGTTTTTTTCTTTGCTAATCATGGTACAAAGAGTGGACTAAAAAAAGAATCTACACAAATTGTAGTACTTTCCAAGTAACATGCTAAAATCGAGTTACGTTTACGAGAAGCATTTACAGTAGGATCTTGTTACGTAAAAGGAGAACGAATCAATTCTGAATGGGTAACGGCAAAAACTGACACGATGagctgcaaataacctaatgacCATACCTAAAAACACGTAAACTCGATCCACTCCAGTTTGTTTCTCGATTTTTGCGAAATACTTTGTCCAAACTTTGTTATCATCTCGCAACGCTTTGTCCAAAGACTCTTTTATTGCAGCTATTCTTGACATTCTGTTTgaattttaaacaaaataatGGATTTCACACTCCCTACGTGAACTTGCAGATCGCTACTAACTTTATATCCGGGGGAATAAACCGTTGGCAAAACGCGGTACAGATTGTTTGTTCATAAGAAAGACGCGATCATAACGAGATTTACGAAAATTAGACACCAGAGGGCTAACAAGGGGTTCTAATTCTTCACTTGAATTTAAATTTCTGCACATAGCAATacatttgttattattatttttaatttatatataaATTCAATTCTAATTGGAGGTTTTTCTTTTTCTCCATCTGTACTATTATTAAGTTTACTTACACAGTTTTGACTGTTATTCACTGATCTTGTTAGTCTATGACCGTAAAAGCGACATCTAGTCTCAACGCGCGGGAAActcatttaaatttttgaaatgcAGCAATGAGTTTGTAAATTTATAGATTAAATTGGAATATACGAAGAATGCACTTCTTCGTAGTATTACTAAAtaatttgttttttaaattaatgatGTTACACTAGATAATGCTTTAAAGAAAATGTTTATAtttgaaaacataaataatttttctctttgtcctttagaacaatttttcccttAATCCACAAGATTTAAGTTTTAGTTCTTGTAATAAGAGGCAAAATGATATCTACATATACTATTTCGTGTTACAACTGAAAGCTTGAACAGCAAATTTAATTGTTCTCTCTTTGCTGAATGCTAGTACATGAATTCTGCTTAACAGTAttcaattatatttattttactatAGTACCTTCTTAATTAATATAGACTTCGTCATCTGTCGccattaattatattataacaaaattataataaggtttaaaaaatattacagcACTGCAGTATATTTGTTCGATTAGGCAATATTAAAATTACATGATACAGTTATcagcatttttatttttattacgagTCTGTCTTCGTATTTCATTTAACACAGTTACACATCGTTCGAATTTTAGTGTTAGTACATGTCGGCGTACAATCACTTACTGACTGTATAATTTGATTAAATATTATCACATTTACACGTTgcgttttccttttttttttataaaaatatgtttcGCGATAATAAATGCGGAGCCATTCAGTATTCAATGGAAACTCATGAATACATGCGAGGATAATAAAATGAAGATTTAGATGAGTTATAATTTGGTCACACTCGAGGGTGACACATTATTTAGTATAAAATAAGTTAGGAACATTTCAACGAATTATTGTTTGGCACTGCAGCTGAATTACTTTATACACTCTTTTCCTTTGATTACCATGCTTAGTTCTTTCATAGATTACACGTAGAATACACAAAGAAGTGCTGATTCATAGTTTGAACAAGTACAATGTTATTTCTAGCAAATCATCATTTACGTAACCAGTTGCCATTGTCAGCGCGAAGAAATCTATCGCTTATTGTGTCCTCAAACAATATGTCCCCAACATTAGTTTAAATACTGCTTTATTATGTTTTAATAACTGATATGTAATTAATTTGTACAAATTAATTCATTCGAAATATTTTGGCATTTACAGGATATTTattaacaggtgtcagaaattttaaaggatgaTTCTATACGCTAAAATAACAGAAAAGTCAAGAATGACAAAAATATGTTTGAGattttgtttcagagttataaATTACTGAGAAAACATCTGAAATTAGtgtaaaatatgtctgacttcgagcttattctactgatcttcttgtgtctgacttgggacttattctacttgtttctctgtgtctgaccaAGTTACTGTagaccagcagtagaataagtcctaagtcagacacatttcaggcattttctcaacaattagtaaATCTGAAACGAAGTTTTAAACGCAGTTTTCtcgttcttcattttcgtcttattttgacatgtaaaatcaccccttaaaatttctggccCCTGTTGTTGAATACCCTATACAAAAGTTTGgaaaatacatatatttattcACGAATGGTCACAAATGCCTGCAAATGGATTTCGATGGGAAGGTTTTAGGACCATTTGAGGTCGTCAAGTTAGGAAATTCTctcattattcgcattatatggAGTATCTAATGGCCAGATTTGAACCCACCGTAATGTTAGAAACACTGGTCCATTGAATTCTCCACACTATTTGTTCTTTCGGAAGCGGTCGCTCGGATCATCCGTCGCGTGATGTCGTTCCACAATCATTTTCCCCTTCTCACACAATGGAACTTTCGCCACGAGATGCAATAAACGGGGGCGATAGTTTATCTCGTAAGACATTACGCCACCAAGTGTTTCGTTCGCACATATTTCATCCCCTTTGCAACCATACCTAGCGACTCACTATTTATTTCTCGAAATTCTGCTTGCCCTCTGAAGGCTTCTTTTCTGAATGTGAGATATAGTTTAACAaatttattattcatttatttatcgcaaaaaaattttatttattatttcgtgCATTTATCGAAGAATTGGAAATTAGTTTGAGTATTTCCTGTATTTTGAATATGTCTGATATATTTGACACTTGGATTAAATTTTTATGAACATGTGGTTATCCAATGAATACATCGTTCGATCTCATTTTAATAATGTGGATAGTTTCCAATTCATTTGTAACTGTTATACTAATGTATGTACTCGTATTTGAAACGCTGCACATCACTTTCTTCATTTGTTTAGATTAGGTAATCAAGATTTATTTTAATTGAGTATTCAATGATTACGAAGCGGAAGAAAGTTGAATGCACCTGACAAGACTTGCAAATCTATCAGCTTTGATTGCGTAAAAGTGATTTGTGATACAAAGTAGGCAAAAAACGAAAGGAATATACATATTTTACCCATTCGTTTTGATTTTCATTACGTACTCTCGCAAAATAACACTTAAACTAGATTAAACTTCGTAACAAATAATCAGTATTTGCTAAATActcataaaaagaatattttaaacCTGTTTCCTCAAGCAACGTTATTTCCTTATATTTCCTAACAAATAGTGTAATATAttagcttttttattgtattaatacATAGTTCCTGCGTTATCTTTGCATTACTTCCTTTTACGTCAGTAGTTTCCCCTCGTCGCATTATTACCTTACTTCCTAGTTAGATATGTTGGGCATGATGTGTATTTACAATTTCTGACAATCGAtattcttcaacattcaatcgattTCATGCTCATTTATTAACCACATCATAATAAGTTACAGTATTTACTCGGTATAGGTTCGTATATCATTACGATATCACTACTAGAAAAAAAGCATTTTTTTAAAACCAATCTATGCGTTAATAATTAACTTTTTATTCTTCAGTAGCACTATAAAAAGAATGGGAAATTATTTCAACAAACGAGAGGAAAATAGAGAATTTATAACGAGAAAATACTGTATTCCCTTCAGCGTATGCTCAGCCTAAAATATaacatacaaaaattatgtataCCATTTTATTTACAGTCACGGACTATACTGTCTTCCTTGCAAAAATGTTCAAGGTCTCATGGTGTAATGGCTAGCACTCTGGACTCTGAATCCAGCGATCCGAGTTCAAATCTCGGTGAGACCttaatcttttttgcatttttttgcattaaATATGATTCCAAATCCCTCAGATGATCCAGAGATCTTTTCTTAAACAGACCTGGTTCTTCTTATCTTTTTCGATTGTTTACATACACTCGAACAGTCAGAAAAGAAAATTCGAACGttcattttaataaatattcacATTTGTTAAACTTATTCTTTTTAGTGGATATGATGCTActtaaataattcaaataaaagaaatgaaattaATGTCTAAGGTAATGGCATGGGAAGCTCGAAATGAAAAGGTGTAAACATTTAGTTTTACTGAAACTGAGATTAGTATTGTTTGTCCATATAAGAATCAGAAAGAAAGGAATAATCGATTAAAAATAATGCTCTAGAAATACACTAATTTTCATAAAGAACTATGCACCTGTCATGAAATTAATTATGTAAGTAAACATATAAGACACTCTGTATTCTATTTTACCTTAATCCTGATGGAAGAGATTCCAAGAAAATCAATGAAGAACAGCATGCAAGGAGAAGCTATTCAGAGAAAATAATAGAATTCAAAATTTAACTACGATCACTGAATATTGATCCGCGGGGTGAAGGATGTCACGTGGTTGCGCGCTCGCGGATTTGTTCGTTCAAAGTTCTATATAAACAAACTCCATCAATTAAAAAGATTTCAATAAAAATGTCATAcctcaaaaaatataaaaaaacagaAGACCATCTTTCCAAAATGTCCAGGTATATGTAACCACTTGACTGGTGTTAGATTCTCGATGATTGCCTTTCGTCGAGCGTAAAAAAGGTTTTATTCATATAAATAGAAAGTCGTACAAAATTTCAGTTCACAGTTTGGGCGTTTGTAGGAGCTTCTTCTCCATCGACCTCATTTTTATACATTTGGCAAGAAGCGCGATGATCGTGAGAATGGCTCCCAGAAAGGAGACGATTCCTAGGACAACCAGGACCATGAACCAGTTCTTGAAGCTACCGATTCTGTCCCCGAAATCGCAGTTACAGTTTTCGCTTTCGTTTAGGTTCAACGCTGAAAAGTTCACGGGCCTCAAAGAGATCAGTTTGAAGTCCTCCTGGATCTGTCGTCTGGTCGTTGAGTTCTGCGATTTTTTTATGAACCTATAGGATATCGTGTAGGTGAACTCTTGACCATCGTATGAACCTTTGGCGCTGTAATATTGTATTAACAATTCGTTTCCAGTGGACGTAAGGGGGATTTGTATGTTATTGATGTCCTGGTGAGACACGTCACAGTAAGACCACATCAGGACGCTATTGTTTGCCTGAAAATTTAATAGTGATATTTCAAATTAGTGCAAGACAATCACTTTCTTTATACTAGAAGAATAATAAGAATTCTAAGCTTCTCAATGatattaaaatttgaaagttctATATTAATATCTAATATTACAATTTACTTTTACAGTGGACTAAGTAAAGTATTCTTGGAAAGTGTTTCAAGCTTACAATCATAACTCTAAGTACTTTATATTTAACATGTCTCTCAATAATTACCTCTATTCCATTGTAAACAGCAATTTCATTTCCAGAGCAGTAATTCAGAGTAACGTTGCGTTTCTGAGGCAGATATTCCTGGTCTAACTCGTTTCTGATTATCttcatgtgaatagagattttctCAGAGGACCTCCCCATGAATTTATAACTACAAAGAGTGTTCGGTGGGTACCAGCTCTGCAAGGATTTAATGTTCTCCCTGGTACGCTCGGAGCTCTTGTAAATGAACTCGCAGTTCTTGTCGGGTCTTGCTCCCATCGCATCCTCGGTTTCTTGCAGTGACAACTGGAAGCCATCGTGCATTATCGTGCCATCCTGTTCAGCGAAGAATTCAATGATGATGTTCTTTCCTCGTGAAAGGATCCGTGGCACGTGGCCTTCGCCGCAGAACTTAGAAATTTCGAAGATTTTTCCATCTACGTTCTCTAAGAGAGCAAGGTAATCGCCGACGCAACTGGTGCTTCCCAACTTGTCCTGTATTCGGCTTCTcttcaagtatcgatactcggGGACCTTATCAGAACGAATGACAAATCGATTATCGCTttatttttaaacaaatgccATGACTGTCGTACTGTACTCGTACTTCGTGTTCTATCGGGAGATGGAAGTGATTTTAATTTTAAGTACTGTATTTTAAtcactttattattatttataattatgtaAATAGAATTGTCGCTTATATAGTGATGGAATAGTCATAGTGTTAAACTTTATACCTACCACGTTTGGTTTGATTTGTGCACAAGAGAACAAGAGATGTGTTATCGGTAAAAAGCGAATGTCATTATGTAGGTATACAACTCTGTGCGCAATGTGCATTGTGATTGATGCTAAACTGTTATACACAGAGTATGCAAATATACTATTGTGTGTTGGCTCACGTGACGGGAAATTTCATGCGAAATCGAGCAATTTCTAAGACTGTTCAGAGTAAAAAAATGATTAGATAAAATGCATTGTGAAAGGATTATTGAAGAAATCTTTATAAAAGGATTTTTAAGCTTAATAAAAGTGATATTATAGtagaatatattatattatatatagtgaTATTATAGtagatcctgaattcacaacaaatttcttaatatttcaaTTCCTCTTTTCCTATTTTTGTTTTAATATCGAATTGAAAAACAATGACCATCAACCTattacaggatattctacttaTAAAATGATTTCTATAGATACGGTAGGAGCTTTTATTCTACTAGATCTTATTCGGAATCTTGAAAACAGAATTTATATTCCAGAGGTGATATCGGTTGCAGATACGCTTCCTGCAGAGGAGAAATCCTATAAAACCGCAGGTGAAGAAATTGGGAAGAAGTGCTACGTATTTCGTTGAAGCAGAAATAAGCCATAAAACAGCGGGAGCGGAAATTTTGCCAATGACGCATCGCGATACTTTATCATCCCAATAACCAAACGCGATATGTGTTCTGTGCATGCTATTCTAACTCCACGCCAATTGATTATGATTGGTTCGCATTGATTGAAATAATTTTAGAAAGTGCTGGCTTGTGTGTCATAAGATAACACCAATAATAGTTACTAATCGATAAAATCAGTGTGTTTTATTGTGTTACTATATAAACatcaatatatttttatttataggtATATTTGTATATTAAAAGAAAGTTCTTGGTCTTAAAAGACTAATAAGGTTTATGATATCTATTAAGAAATAAACACATAAAATATATACCTactcgttatttttataattcacGCTTATTTCAATTTCAGACTGACTAGCATTACTTTAGTGTTATGTTCCAAATTTTATGAAACTTGGTATACGAGTAGAGCATTGATAAATATTAGATACGTAATTTTTTTAGCTGTCGATATTCATATTTAGGGGGTAAAAACCATCCCCTAAAGTTGGcgtggaaaatatattttcacaaatatctcaaaaactaaAGCAGGTACAAAAAATGGTAAACATACAAAATACGTGGCTTTTTATGAGTAATAACATGACCCAAACAAAATTCGAGAGATTCACGAAAATACCCCTTAGGGAGTGTTTTCACCCTCTAAACATGAATATCAGCACCTTAAAAAGATTACATGTCTAATTTTGTTCGTATCAAGTCTCACCAAAATCGAAAGATGACGCTACAGTGATGTCCCTTCTAAGATCAATTCGAACCGATTCCAGTAACCCCCTAAATCGTAGCAGAAAACGTCCCCCAATGACAGATCCATCGAACTCACCTGCAGCATGCCGATCTTCTCTTGGCTCAACCCCTTCCTCGCGATCTCGTGAGCCCCGTCGGTAAGGATCTTCGCCCCTGATACATCTTGCAGATCGTGATCAGAGTTCCTCCTCAGGTTCATCGAGCCCATGGACTTCTTATGGACGCGGGTCGTGTGATGAAGTCGTTTCTGGATAGATTCGAGCCTGGCTCCTTGATCACGATAACCAGCGGGCAGCAGCCTGGAGCCGCTTTTGCCGAGGGACACGTCTGCGGAAGACTGGTCGGTGATCTCCTTTGGACGTCCGTTATTTCTCCGGATATCCTCATCCGTCGCTTTTCCACGAGAATTGCGGGCAGCCTTTGATCCGACAACTTCCTTCTTGACTTTCTTAAGTCTTCTTCGATTATTTCTGCCCCTCCTGAGCTTGTGCGACGACTGGGCAATGATAAATTCCAGCTCCTCCTCGTGATCGGGGCTTCTCGCTCTCCTGCTGGGCTTATTTTCCGCCAGATACGGTCCGTACGATCTGGCGACCCTCGTCTTCGCCGCTTCCGCCACGATTTCCACGTGCTGCTCGCAGTTCTCCGTCTGGCAGCTGTCCTGGGACGTGCGGTTCATGAGGTCGTAAAGGTCCTCCGGCTGGCCTCCGATTTTAAAGCGACCAGCGCTCGATTCCAGGGCGATCCTGCATCTGATGCCGCGCGGATAGACGCCCGGGTAGCCGGGTGACGCGAGCTTGCAGGACCTTCGATCGTTCCTCACGGCACACTCCAAGGGACACTCGGACGTTGGGGATGGCGAGAAGCCGCGGTGACGCTCGGCGGCCAGCTGGGCTGGTAGGATGGAGAATTGGGCGGAGAACATCACTGGATTCTCTGCGGCGAACTTCGTGTCCGAATCCATGATGATCGTTAGGTTGGGCCCCTTCCTTAGGAACAGTCTGCGGCATGATTGAAACGGGACATTGCGTTTGAAGGGATGCTGATTTGCTGTTTAAAGGGAATGTTCGAGTGCATTTGTGGCGCTGTTAAGGTAGATTTTAGTTAGACGCAGAAGAGCAAAGGCTGTGATCAAATTTTGAGGATCATTAGTTTGGATTATGAGAAACCCTTGTGCAAAATATGAAATCGAGTTATCGTATAATTATCGAGAAATTATGAATACAAATTTACACATTTTCGCGACACATGGCAGAATCAAAAGAAACTGCTTTTTAGTTACTTTTTATGTCTGAAATAAGAAAGATATATTACAGAACGTTACTAATGTGAAATGTTATAAAGCGAATATATTAATTTCAATACGACTGTCTGTATGAAATAGAGAGGTTTGTGTAAACATTTGTCTGTCGATTGCAATGAATCTAAACCCATATATGTTTTTGAAATAGTGATCTTTTCTTGTTATTTTCTTTGTTAATCTTCTTTTTAATACAGGTCTGATATTTCATCTGGTAAGAGCgcttattttttcttttcttcgctAAACTTTGCTCTTAGTAGTttaagaaaaatgtgaattgctgTAGGTACTTTGACTGCAGATTATGGTCAGAATTAAAatgaagacttaactctgttgcAAGTCGTGAACTAAATTTCACGAGTTAAATTCAACCTGTTTTTACAGAAAAAAGATTGGCTACTGTTTTTAACATAGAGGATGTGAAATGAAGTATGGGAttttaatatatataatttaaaaagaGCGATTAGTTAAGAAAATTTTATAAGAATACGAAATTTATGACTTCATTCTCGTTTTTATCTTTGGAATAAATAGAATTatattttcctcttattttgttTGATTCCAAActtgattaaaaaattaaaatttaatgcacatcaatcctcatacatacatattttcATCGGCATAATTACATTTCCTAATAAAGTATACATTTCAATTATCAGGATACTATGGAAATACATTTACTAATGAAGTTCATGGAAAGTGATTGATAATGCAAACCAAAATCACAGGTTCATCATGAACGGGAAGCCTTTACACACATTCAATGGTGTGTTTATAAGCCGCTTGGAAGCTCTGTGTTTCAAACGACCAGGCTTCTGTTTAGTCCATTATCTACAAAAGCTACATGCATTTAGTTTACAGCCAGCTGTAAATGCTATTCACGTCAGttaattatttttcattaaagGCACGTCAATTACATTTTGCATTACCTATTATGTCGTATTTGCAATGTTAAACGTTtgtaatttgataatataataacGTGCTTTAGCATTTATAAACCTGCCCATGTTAACATTGATGTTTTCCCTAGCTCTGCTATTATGTATTCACTAAAAACTGTAAAAACAGAGAAAATAATAGGACAAGAAGATGGAATATGAAATAAAGCACTTCAGCGAGGCAATTACGCAAATTCTTACGTGTAATTGTGTCAAATACGCTAACAAGCTATCAACAATGAAAATAATCCTATTAATGTATGAATTGATTATTCATACAATATTGGCGAATAAAATTGATAGGAAGCAGTGAATCGAAATGAAGCGTAGATATGTACATACCTGGTCGTGTTGCCGTTCACATGTCCGCAATATCGTCCTGAATCACCTTCGAGATCCTCGTTACCATCGGAAAATTGAATGTAAGCACCCTCGCATCTGGTTTCTTTCAGAAAACCGACCTGCAGCCTCCTGACTTTTAATTCGATTACCTGGAACCAATGTTTGCCTCCCAATTACTATAGAAGCATTGACGATCTTTAAAAAATGCTTGTAACTGAGCGAGGCAGattattattgatattaaaaTTATGCCAAAAGTCAGTCTACTCAATTCTAATAATTTTTTCTTATTAACACGGAACTTAGTACGAGACATAATAAGGCAAAGGGTTAAAATCATTTTAAAATTACTATTTTTATTCACCTGGGGATCTCTTGGAGGTGCTCTGATACGAACGATGCATCGCCCCATTCGACCTGTCCATCGTATCCATCCGACGGAGTTTCTGACAGTACGGTTGCATCCTGTGAAATACGTGAACTTTGTAATTAATACTCAGAACACTGTAAAATTCATGATAAAGAGAAAACGATTttcagaaaaaaaagaaaaataataatagccacCTTATTTATACTTCTTTACGAGAACATCAGTCCCATTATCTTGCAAAAACGAATAAAAATTAAAGACACTTCAGGTCTTCAGATCACACTTTAAGTCTCCAATATTTTAGACTCACAATAAAAAACAGAGTACTATATTATTGCAATATTCTTTGCACTTAAAATTCTACCATTTTTCGGGTTTCCCCTATTCAGAGAGCCTCCCTTTATTAACCCTAGCCAGGGCGTGTTAATCCCAGCATATTTCATCCGGCGTGAAGTTAAAGTAGCGAATCGTTAGAGTGCGAA from Calliopsis andreniformis isolate RMS-2024a chromosome 2, iyCalAndr_principal, whole genome shotgun sequence encodes:
- the LOC143186584 gene encoding uncharacterized protein LOC143186584, with the protein product MRWDAALYLLSLLLFSLANLCWAFVETRGCNRTVRNSVGWIRWTGRMGRCIVRIRAPPRDPQVIELKVRRLQVGFLKETRCEGAYIQFSDGNEDLEGDSGRYCGHVNGNTTRLFLRKGPNLTIIMDSDTKFAAENPVMFSAQFSILPAQLAAERHRGFSPSPTSECPLECAVRNDRRSCKLASPGYPGVYPRGIRCRIALESSAGRFKIGGQPEDLYDLMNRTSQDSCQTENCEQHVEIVAEAAKTRVARSYGPYLAENKPSRRARSPDHEEELEFIIAQSSHKLRRGRNNRRRLKKVKKEVVGSKAARNSRGKATDEDIRRNNGRPKEITDQSSADVSLGKSGSRLLPAGYRDQGARLESIQKRLHHTTRVHKKSMGSMNLRRNSDHDLQDVSGAKILTDGAHEIARKGLSQEKIGMLQVPEYRYLKRSRIQDKLGSTSCVGDYLALLENVDGKIFEISKFCGEGHVPRILSRGKNIIIEFFAEQDGTIMHDGFQLSLQETEDAMGARPDKNCEFIYKSSERTRENIKSLQSWYPPNTLCSYKFMGRSSEKISIHMKIIRNELDQEYLPQKRNVTLNYCSGNEIAVYNGIEANNSVLMWSYCDVSHQDINNIQIPLTSTGNELLIQYYSAKGSYDGQEFTYTISYRFIKKSQNSTTRRQIQEDFKLISLRPVNFSALNLNESENCNCDFGDRIGSFKNWFMVLVVLGIVSFLGAILTIIALLAKCIKMRSMEKKLLQTPKL